In Pirellulales bacterium, one DNA window encodes the following:
- the alaS gene encoding alanine--tRNA ligase — MKTDEIREKYLAFFESKKCIRRPSDVLVPRWDPSVLFTPAGMNQFKDHFLGKCKLEFTRATTCQKCLRTGDIDNVGRTAYHHTFFEMLGNFSFGDYFKPEAISWAWEFLTAKKWMGIAPERLSVSVYLDDDEAYHIWHDEIKVPTERIQRMGEDDNFWPAGAPSKGPDGVCGPCSEIFFHAPGGGEVEIWNLVFTQFNRLGTPPNNLRPLPSKNIDTGMGLERMAAVMQGVETNFHIDILRPLVEAAGEVCKQKYDPKSDNGRRLRRIADHVRACAFAIHEEVVPGPKKQGYVIKRLLRRAVLDGHQMGVRQPFLHQLVGTVADVMKQPYPELRTTIERVSKIIRSEEESFLRTIDSGLNLIDRLFDSMKRDGRSLITGAEAADLYTTHGFPPELLEQIGAEHNLQLDWAGFKTAMEEHGLESGGGKVADVFTHSPVDSLAKAMEPTKFLGYETTQAPGKVVGIIAQDHLCEVMQEVGEAAPVTVVLDQSPFYGESGGQVGDTGEIVGPRLRFDVIDSQKEKGFVLHRGHLREGVLKLGQTVTAKVNTERRDGIRRAHSATHVLHYALQKFLGKHAQQQGSKVDADWLRFDFANPAAVDRDTLAKIEDEVNRQILAAEPVSWKLLPIAEARQAGAMMLFGEKYPDVVRMVSMGQFSKELCGGTHVSSTGQIGLFRLAHEESVSAGTRRIVAWTGQGAIKQAREDQHVLAEAAAALRVPVAEVPHRLASLAKEVRDLKKQLAAGPKAGGVTAEKLIEESAKVGGATVIVVETPGVDAAGMRELVDLVRRKVSPAAILLASAAEDKVTLIAGLTRDLVDRGLSAGKWINSAAEIVGGRGGGKPDMAQAGGKSPEKLPAALQAARQQIEALLK, encoded by the coding sequence ATGAAAACTGACGAAATTCGCGAAAAGTATTTAGCGTTCTTTGAATCGAAAAAATGCATCCGCCGGCCCAGCGACGTCCTCGTGCCGCGGTGGGATCCGTCCGTGCTGTTCACGCCCGCCGGCATGAATCAGTTCAAAGATCATTTCTTGGGCAAGTGCAAACTGGAATTCACGCGGGCCACCACCTGTCAAAAATGCCTCCGCACCGGCGACATCGACAACGTGGGCCGCACCGCCTATCACCACACGTTTTTCGAAATGCTCGGCAATTTCAGCTTCGGCGATTATTTCAAGCCCGAAGCCATAAGTTGGGCCTGGGAATTTTTGACGGCGAAAAAATGGATGGGCATTGCGCCGGAACGGCTGTCGGTTTCCGTCTATTTGGATGACGACGAGGCCTACCACATCTGGCACGACGAAATCAAAGTGCCGACCGAGCGAATTCAACGCATGGGCGAGGACGATAACTTCTGGCCCGCCGGCGCCCCCAGCAAAGGCCCCGACGGCGTTTGTGGACCGTGCAGCGAAATCTTCTTTCACGCGCCCGGCGGCGGCGAAGTGGAAATCTGGAATCTGGTCTTCACCCAGTTCAACCGCTTGGGAACTCCGCCGAACAATTTGCGGCCGCTCCCCAGCAAAAACATCGACACCGGCATGGGCCTGGAACGCATGGCCGCAGTCATGCAAGGAGTGGAAACCAATTTTCACATCGACATTTTGCGGCCGCTGGTCGAAGCCGCCGGCGAAGTGTGCAAGCAAAAGTACGATCCGAAAAGCGACAATGGCCGCCGGCTGCGGCGGATTGCCGACCACGTTCGCGCCTGCGCCTTCGCCATTCACGAGGAAGTCGTGCCCGGGCCCAAAAAGCAGGGCTATGTCATCAAGCGGCTCCTGCGCCGCGCGGTGCTCGACGGCCATCAAATGGGAGTCCGACAGCCGTTCTTGCATCAATTGGTCGGCACGGTGGCCGACGTTATGAAGCAGCCGTATCCGGAATTAAGAACCACCATCGAGCGCGTTTCGAAAATCATTCGCAGCGAGGAAGAAAGTTTCCTCCGCACCATCGACAGCGGTCTGAATCTCATTGACCGATTGTTCGACTCGATGAAGCGCGATGGCCGCTCGCTGATTACCGGCGCCGAAGCCGCCGATCTCTACACCACTCACGGTTTCCCCCCGGAGTTGTTGGAGCAAATCGGCGCGGAGCATAATCTGCAGCTCGATTGGGCCGGCTTCAAAACCGCCATGGAGGAGCATGGCCTGGAAAGCGGCGGCGGCAAGGTGGCCGACGTCTTCACCCACAGCCCTGTCGACAGTTTAGCAAAGGCCATGGAACCCACCAAGTTTTTGGGTTACGAAACCACCCAGGCTCCAGGCAAAGTGGTGGGCATCATTGCCCAAGATCACCTCTGCGAAGTCATGCAAGAAGTTGGCGAGGCCGCGCCGGTCACGGTCGTGCTCGATCAATCGCCGTTCTATGGCGAATCGGGCGGCCAGGTGGGCGATACGGGGGAAATCGTCGGGCCTCGGCTGCGGTTCGATGTCATCGACTCCCAAAAAGAAAAAGGCTTCGTCCTGCACCGCGGTCATTTGCGCGAAGGGGTGTTAAAGCTGGGCCAGACCGTGACGGCCAAAGTGAATACCGAACGGCGCGACGGAATCCGCCGCGCGCACTCCGCCACGCACGTATTGCACTACGCCTTGCAAAAATTCTTGGGCAAGCACGCACAGCAGCAGGGCTCCAAGGTCGATGCCGATTGGCTGCGGTTCGATTTCGCCAATCCGGCGGCGGTCGACCGCGACACGCTGGCGAAAATCGAAGACGAAGTAAACCGGCAAATTCTGGCCGCCGAGCCCGTCAGTTGGAAGCTGCTGCCCATCGCCGAGGCGCGGCAAGCCGGCGCCATGATGCTGTTCGGCGAAAAATATCCCGATGTCGTGCGGATGGTCAGCATGGGCCAGTTCAGCAAGGAACTGTGCGGCGGTACGCACGTCAGCAGCACCGGCCAAATCGGCCTGTTTCGCCTGGCACACGAAGAAAGCGTTTCGGCCGGCACGCGCCGCATTGTCGCCTGGACGGGCCAGGGGGCCATCAAGCAAGCGCGGGAAGATCAACACGTGCTGGCCGAAGCCGCCGCCGCACTGCGTGTGCCTGTGGCCGAAGTGCCGCACCGTCTGGCGTCGCTGGCCAAGGAAGTGCGCGATCTGAAAAAGCAATTGGCCGCAGGTCCCAAAGCCGGCGGTGTGACCGCCGAAAAGCTAATTGAAGAGTCCGCCAAAGTCGGCGGCGCAACCGTCATCGTCGTCGAAACGCCCGGCGTCGATGCCGCCGGCATGCGCGAACTGGTCGATTTGGTCCGCCGCAAAGTCAGTCCCGCCGCCATCCTGCTGGCCAGTGCCGCCGAAGATAAAGTCACCCTGATCGCCGGGCTGACGCGCGATTTGGTCGACCGCGGCCTCAGTGCCGGAAAATGGATCAACTCGGCCGCCGAAATCGTGGGCGGCCGGGGCGGCGGCAAGCCCGACATGGCCCAAGCCGGCGGCAAATCGCCCGAGAAACTCCCCGCCGCGCTGCAGGCGGCCCGCCAGCAAATTGAAGCGCTTTTGAAATAG
- a CDS encoding GlsB/YeaQ/YmgE family stress response membrane protein — MPHWVWFIIIGIVAGWLAGLIMKGGGYGLLGDLVVGVIGALLGGWLFGLLRISAGGGLIGELIVALVGAIVLIALLRLLKRAA; from the coding sequence ATGCCGCACTGGGTTTGGTTCATCATCATCGGGATTGTTGCCGGTTGGTTGGCGGGCCTCATTATGAAAGGGGGCGGTTATGGACTGTTGGGCGATTTGGTCGTCGGCGTCATCGGCGCGCTACTGGGCGGCTGGCTGTTCGGCCTGCTGAGAATATCCGCCGGCGGCGGCCTCATTGGCGAATTGATCGTGGCTCTCGTCGGCGCCATCGTGCTGATCGCCCTGCTGCGGTTACTCAAGCGCGCCGCGTGA
- the tpx gene encoding thiol peroxidase translates to MARSGAVTFKGNPLTLVGEAVKVGAAAPDFTLHYFEGGLKTIKPADLKGKPTLISVVPSLDTPVCALQTKKFNEQIGVLGDRINAVTVSLDLPFAMNRFCGAESIKNMRVGSDYQDRSFGKNWGVLIDELKILARGVFVLDKDGKVVYDQVVKEVTDEPDYGSALAAIKSQL, encoded by the coding sequence ATGGCACGTTCCGGAGCAGTCACGTTCAAGGGCAATCCACTTACCTTGGTTGGCGAGGCGGTCAAAGTGGGCGCAGCAGCGCCTGATTTCACCTTGCATTACTTTGAAGGTGGCCTGAAAACGATCAAGCCGGCTGATTTGAAGGGTAAGCCCACGCTGATTAGCGTTGTGCCCTCGCTCGACACGCCGGTTTGCGCGCTGCAAACGAAAAAATTCAACGAGCAAATTGGGGTGTTGGGCGATCGGATCAACGCGGTGACGGTCAGCCTGGATTTGCCGTTTGCGATGAACCGCTTTTGCGGGGCCGAAAGCATTAAGAACATGCGTGTGGGCAGCGATTACCAAGACCGCAGCTTCGGCAAGAACTGGGGCGTGCTGATTGACGAACTGAAAATTTTGGCCCGCGGGGTGTTCGTGCTCGATAAAGACGGCAAAGTCGTTTACGACCAGGTCGTTAAAGAAGTGACCGACGAGCCGGACTACGGCAGCGCGCTGGCGGCGATTAAGTCGCAGCTGTAA
- a CDS encoding STAS domain-containing protein, whose product MLTAQAVAGWHFDVDRGPDWMFVRLRPAHDGGAEELALAARIWSILEQSFTYRLVLELDHIELLQSCLIAQLVMLSKRIHSHGGMLRLCGLSPGNQQVLHVCRLEGCLPNYDNRGDAVMGTQRPLQPR is encoded by the coding sequence ATGCTCACCGCACAAGCTGTGGCTGGGTGGCACTTCGATGTGGATCGTGGGCCCGATTGGATGTTTGTTCGCTTGCGGCCCGCGCACGATGGCGGCGCCGAAGAGCTTGCTCTGGCGGCACGAATTTGGTCCATCTTGGAGCAGAGCTTCACGTATCGGTTGGTCCTGGAACTCGATCATATCGAGCTCTTGCAAAGTTGCCTGATTGCGCAATTAGTGATGTTGTCAAAGCGCATTCACTCGCACGGCGGCATGCTGCGGTTGTGCGGCCTCTCGCCGGGTAATCAGCAAGTGCTGCACGTTTGTCGCTTGGAAGGCTGTCTGCCGAATTACGACAACCGGGGCGACGCCGTGATGGGAACGCAACGACCGTTGCAGCCCAGGTAA
- a CDS encoding BON domain-containing protein, with amino-acid sequence MSSADLSLEARLQADQLAEQFEERVSTALRQNPHLHTRNLRFEASEGRVTLKGQVSSWYQKQMAQETLFRLDGIDRVENQLEVNWI; translated from the coding sequence ATGTCGTCCGCCGACCTTTCTCTTGAAGCGCGATTGCAAGCCGACCAGCTTGCCGAACAATTTGAAGAACGAGTTTCCACCGCGCTACGGCAAAATCCACATTTGCACACCCGCAACTTGCGGTTTGAGGCCAGTGAAGGCCGCGTCACGCTGAAGGGGCAGGTCAGTTCCTGGTATCAAAAGCAGATGGCCCAGGAAACGTTGTTCCGGCTGGACGGCATCGACCGCGTGGAAAACCAGTTGGAAGTGAACTGGATCTAA
- the serA gene encoding phosphoglycerate dehydrogenase — protein sequence MPRIVVLDTLSPDGLKLLEEARAKGIEYQVRTGLKEEGLRETLAQFEGAICRSGVKITADALAGNHRLKAIVRAGVGTDNIDKEAATRLGIVVMNTPAGNTLSTAEHTWALMLALSRNVAPAYQSLIEHRWDRNKYMGTQLAEKTLGIVGLGRIGQAVAKRAKAFEMRVLGYDPFLNKDRAAEMGVEPVDSIRDLLPRVDYLTVHTPLTEETKGIVNAETLPLLRTGVRLINCARGGIYDEAALAEGLKAGRIAGVALDVYADEPCTDSPLFGMPGVLCTPHLGASTEEAQTQVAVEGVGLLVDFLTTGAIRHAVNMSPLDPKTLEALRGHLDVAFRLGRLLAQLVRGSPKRCELHYRGEIAGKNTKLLSAAFACGLLESALVEDVNIVNSEVLLRERGIELVEQSRQDRGAFNSLISAQVTTDGETRRAAATLFGSNMPRLVQIDEHRLEAYLDGVLLVFTHTDVPGIIGRVGTIFGQHHVNIAQMAVGRSEAGGAATGVLNLDDEPGAAALAAVRAAPDIKSATVVQLPPAGKLPGWLQ from the coding sequence ATGCCCCGCATTGTCGTACTCGATACGCTGAGCCCGGACGGCCTGAAATTGTTGGAAGAGGCGCGAGCGAAAGGGATCGAATATCAAGTCCGGACGGGACTGAAAGAAGAGGGCTTGCGCGAAACACTGGCCCAGTTTGAAGGGGCGATTTGCCGCAGCGGGGTGAAGATTACGGCCGATGCGCTGGCCGGCAATCATCGGCTGAAGGCGATTGTGCGGGCGGGCGTGGGAACCGACAACATCGATAAAGAAGCGGCCACGCGATTGGGCATCGTGGTGATGAACACGCCGGCGGGCAACACGCTGAGCACCGCCGAGCACACCTGGGCGCTGATGCTGGCGCTGTCGCGGAATGTGGCCCCGGCTTATCAAAGCCTGATTGAACATCGCTGGGACCGGAATAAATACATGGGGACGCAACTGGCCGAAAAGACGCTGGGGATTGTCGGTTTGGGGCGGATCGGTCAGGCGGTGGCGAAGCGGGCCAAAGCATTTGAAATGCGCGTGCTGGGCTACGATCCGTTTTTGAATAAAGATCGGGCTGCCGAAATGGGCGTGGAACCGGTCGACAGCATTCGCGATTTGCTGCCGCGTGTCGATTACCTGACCGTTCACACGCCGCTGACTGAGGAAACCAAAGGCATTGTGAATGCGGAAACGCTGCCGCTATTGCGGACCGGGGTGCGGCTGATTAATTGTGCCCGAGGCGGCATTTACGACGAGGCGGCGCTAGCCGAGGGTTTGAAAGCGGGCCGCATAGCCGGCGTGGCGCTGGATGTTTACGCCGACGAACCGTGCACGGACAGTCCGCTGTTTGGAATGCCCGGCGTGTTGTGCACGCCGCACTTGGGCGCCAGCACGGAAGAAGCGCAAACCCAAGTGGCTGTGGAAGGGGTCGGCTTACTGGTTGATTTTCTCACCACGGGGGCGATTCGCCACGCGGTGAATATGAGCCCACTTGATCCGAAGACGCTGGAAGCATTGCGGGGCCATTTGGATGTTGCATTCCGATTGGGACGGCTCTTAGCGCAACTGGTGCGCGGGAGCCCCAAGCGGTGCGAGCTTCATTATCGGGGGGAAATAGCGGGGAAGAATACGAAATTGCTGAGCGCCGCATTCGCCTGCGGATTGCTGGAATCGGCCTTGGTCGAAGACGTGAACATTGTGAACTCGGAAGTGCTGCTGCGGGAGCGGGGAATTGAATTGGTGGAGCAATCGCGGCAAGATCGGGGAGCGTTCAACTCGTTGATTAGCGCGCAGGTGACCACGGACGGCGAAACTCGCCGAGCGGCGGCCACCCTGTTTGGCAGCAACATGCCGCGACTGGTGCAGATCGACGAACATCGCCTGGAAGCATATTTGGACGGCGTGCTGTTGGTCTTCACGCATACGGACGTGCCTGGCATCATTGGCCGGGTGGGCACGATTTTTGGGCAGCATCATGTGAACATTGCCCAGATGGCGGTAGGCCGCAGTGAAGCCGGTGGGGCCGCAACCGGGGTGTTGAATTTGGATGACGAACCCGGGGCCGCGGCGTTGGCGGCGGTGCGGGCCGCGCCGGACATCAAATCGGCCACGGTGGTCCAATTGCCCCCCGCCGGTAAGCTGCCCGGCTGGCTGCAATAA
- the serC gene encoding 3-phosphoserine/phosphohydroxythreonine transaminase, whose product MTERVFNFSPGPAVLPVSVLEHAQRELLALPGVGMSILEISHRSKAFDAILAEATQGLRDLLGVPEGYHLLFLQGGASLQFTMVAMNLLRGTGKSADYVLTGTWGKKAIEEARREGEAHVSWDGKATNYDRLPKSGELKLTPSAAYVHYTDNETIQGVEFPSPPEVGGVPLVCDASSNFLSKPVPISKYGLLYACAQKNAGPSGVTVVIIRDDVMQGAAPNLPPMLDYRQYAANESRYNTPPTFGIYVVMLICRWLKNEIGGLAKMQELNRSKAALLYDVLDQHPKFYQGHAQANCRSQMNVTFRLPNEEIEKAFLEGAKQHKLIDLKGHRSVGGIRASIYNAMPRAGVETLRQYMLDFVKQRG is encoded by the coding sequence ATGACAGAGCGTGTTTTCAATTTTTCGCCCGGTCCGGCCGTTTTGCCGGTGAGTGTTTTGGAACACGCTCAGCGGGAACTGCTGGCGCTGCCTGGCGTGGGGATGTCGATTCTGGAGATCAGCCACCGGAGCAAAGCGTTCGACGCCATTTTGGCCGAGGCCACCCAAGGCCTGCGCGATTTGCTGGGCGTGCCCGAGGGTTACCATCTTTTGTTTCTTCAGGGGGGCGCCAGCTTGCAGTTTACCATGGTGGCGATGAACCTGCTGCGCGGGACGGGCAAAAGCGCCGATTACGTTCTCACCGGCACATGGGGCAAAAAGGCGATTGAGGAAGCCCGGCGCGAAGGGGAAGCGCATGTTTCCTGGGACGGCAAAGCTACGAATTATGATCGGCTGCCAAAGTCGGGAGAGTTGAAACTGACGCCCAGCGCAGCTTACGTTCATTACACCGACAACGAAACGATCCAGGGGGTGGAGTTTCCGTCGCCGCCGGAAGTGGGCGGAGTGCCGCTGGTGTGCGATGCATCCAGCAATTTTTTGAGCAAGCCGGTGCCGATTAGCAAATACGGCTTGCTGTACGCTTGCGCGCAGAAGAACGCGGGTCCGTCGGGCGTGACGGTGGTGATTATCCGGGACGACGTCATGCAGGGCGCCGCGCCGAATTTGCCGCCGATGCTCGATTATCGCCAATATGCGGCCAATGAATCGCGGTACAACACGCCGCCGACGTTTGGCATTTACGTGGTGATGCTGATTTGCCGGTGGCTGAAAAACGAAATTGGGGGGCTGGCCAAAATGCAGGAGCTGAACCGATCCAAAGCGGCGCTATTGTACGATGTGCTCGATCAGCATCCGAAGTTTTATCAGGGGCATGCGCAAGCGAACTGCCGGTCGCAGATGAACGTCACGTTTCGGCTGCCCAACGAAGAAATCGAAAAAGCATTTCTCGAAGGCGCCAAGCAGCACAAGTTGATCGATTTGAAAGGGCACCGCTCGGTGGGCGGCATTCGGGCTTCGATATACAACGCCATGCCGCGCGCAGGCGTGGAAACGCTGCGGCAATATATGCTCGATTTTGTGAAACAACGAGGATGA
- a CDS encoding SDR family oxidoreductase: MDAAKKRALVTGASSGFGAEIARVLAQRGFNLVIAARRRDRLETLAEQFRREHHVDVAVFASDLSTSTGPRQLFDVVRAAGLQIDILVNNAGLGHFGPFLEQSLEQIEQMIAVDVSATTALTRLYAQAMVAQGYGRILQVSSFAALQPIPRYSVYSAAKAYLVALAQGLQHELRKTGVRISVVAPGFMKTEFHDVALHERTFLMKLTNVPVWYTARRAVVGMLRGKLLITPGPVYQINGVLVRFLPRRLASAISALSVGGKQMSPEIAAQEMAANERK, from the coding sequence ATGGATGCCGCAAAAAAACGCGCTTTAGTGACCGGCGCTAGCAGTGGGTTTGGCGCGGAGATTGCCCGCGTCCTGGCGCAGCGCGGTTTCAACCTCGTAATTGCCGCGCGCCGCCGCGATCGCCTGGAAACGCTGGCCGAACAATTCCGCCGCGAACATCACGTCGATGTGGCCGTGTTTGCTTCCGATCTTTCCACATCCACCGGCCCACGCCAATTGTTCGACGTCGTTCGCGCCGCCGGTTTGCAAATCGACATCCTCGTCAACAATGCCGGCTTGGGGCATTTCGGTCCTTTCTTGGAGCAATCGCTGGAGCAAATCGAACAGATGATTGCGGTCGATGTTTCCGCGACAACCGCGCTCACGCGGCTGTATGCCCAGGCTATGGTCGCACAAGGTTATGGACGCATCTTGCAGGTCTCGTCATTCGCCGCGCTGCAGCCGATTCCCCGCTACAGCGTCTACTCCGCCGCCAAGGCCTATTTGGTTGCCCTGGCGCAGGGGCTGCAGCACGAACTGCGCAAAACGGGCGTCCGCATCAGCGTCGTTGCCCCGGGTTTCATGAAGACGGAGTTCCACGACGTCGCGCTTCACGAGCGGACATTTCTTATGAAACTCACCAACGTCCCGGTCTGGTACACGGCGCGGCGGGCCGTGGTCGGCATGCTCCGCGGAAAACTGCTCATCACGCCGGGCCCGGTTTATCAAATCAATGGAGTCCTGGTCCGGTTTTTACCGCGCCGCCTGGCGTCGGCCATTTCCGCGCTCTCCGTGGGCGGAAAACAAATGAGCCCCGAAATCGCCGCCCAAGAAATGGCTGCAAACGAACGTAAATAA
- a CDS encoding SDR family oxidoreductase, producing the protein MKHLKGKRCFLTGAASGIGRALALRLAGEGVHLYLVDVDAAGLQTIVDECRRRGVVAVGRPCDLSQPTQISAAIADLLARWKYIDLLVNNAGVAYYGPTEKMTGPQWDWLMSINLLAPVQITRELLPTLLARNGAHILNVCSISGIVAGGRFSAYHTSKFGLTGFTEALRAEYNRKGIGVTNLCPGPVSSNLYNRAISGRSRGQPVPNPPAWLSASPDYVARRGVSGIKRNKRLVLVTPLARLLFALKRISPAFLDSLNHVTRRRRPVPADTTHTEPPPQFEMALTDLAAVVSQNVAA; encoded by the coding sequence ATGAAACATCTCAAAGGCAAACGCTGCTTCCTCACCGGAGCGGCTTCGGGCATTGGCCGGGCACTGGCGCTGCGATTGGCTGGCGAAGGCGTCCATTTGTATCTCGTCGATGTCGATGCGGCAGGCCTGCAAACCATCGTCGACGAGTGCCGCCGCCGCGGCGTCGTGGCCGTCGGCCGCCCCTGCGATTTATCGCAACCGACGCAAATCTCGGCCGCCATCGCCGATTTGCTCGCGCGCTGGAAATACATCGATCTGCTCGTGAACAATGCCGGCGTCGCCTATTACGGACCCACCGAAAAAATGACCGGCCCGCAATGGGACTGGCTCATGTCCATCAATTTGTTGGCGCCCGTGCAAATTACGCGGGAGCTACTGCCCACGTTGTTGGCGCGAAACGGCGCTCACATTCTCAACGTCTGCAGCATCTCCGGCATCGTCGCCGGAGGGCGTTTTTCCGCCTACCACACCAGCAAGTTTGGCTTGACGGGCTTCACCGAAGCGCTGCGGGCCGAATACAACCGCAAGGGCATCGGCGTCACCAATTTGTGCCCGGGCCCAGTCAGCAGCAACTTATACAACCGGGCCATCAGCGGCCGCAGCCGCGGCCAGCCGGTGCCCAATCCGCCCGCTTGGTTATCCGCCTCGCCCGATTACGTTGCGCGCCGAGGCGTCTCGGGCATCAAACGCAACAAGCGGCTGGTGCTGGTCACGCCGTTGGCCAGATTGTTATTTGCTCTAAAGCGCATTTCCCCCGCGTTCTTAGATTCGCTCAATCACGTCACCCGCCGCCGGCGTCCCGTTCCCGCCGACACCACCCACACCGAACCGCCCCCGCAATTCGAAATGGCCCTGACAGATTTAGCGGCGGTAGTGTCACAGAATGTGGCGGCCTGA
- a CDS encoding tetratricopeptide repeat protein translates to MNRARFDHYVILRQAGIGRCLKVISALTAGLCFSGLGGCGWMSTGENSEGVRLFQMGNYDGAASDFREAMQNDPNNPDSYYNLAAYYHRQGKLQQKPADTAQAESYYRQCLDHNPNHVECRRGLAVLLVEQGRSEEAFKMLEDWSTENPSQAAPKIELARMYEEFGDKKSATDCLTSALAVSPNDPRALAALGRLREESGDVNQAMANYQRALMVDRNQPELAQRVNALQQAGVTGAPYTSAGGTRLVAAPDATYR, encoded by the coding sequence GGCAGGCCGGTATCGGCCGCTGCCTAAAAGTCATTTCGGCGCTGACCGCCGGATTATGCTTCAGCGGACTCGGGGGATGCGGCTGGATGTCGACGGGGGAAAACTCCGAGGGGGTGCGGTTGTTTCAGATGGGCAACTACGACGGTGCTGCGAGTGACTTCCGCGAAGCCATGCAAAACGATCCGAACAACCCTGACAGCTATTACAACCTGGCGGCATACTATCACCGCCAAGGCAAGTTGCAACAAAAGCCGGCCGACACCGCCCAGGCCGAAAGTTATTACCGGCAGTGTTTGGATCACAACCCCAACCACGTGGAATGCCGCCGCGGTCTGGCGGTGCTGCTGGTGGAACAAGGCCGATCGGAGGAAGCGTTCAAGATGCTGGAAGATTGGTCGACAGAAAATCCGTCGCAGGCCGCGCCGAAGATCGAGTTGGCCCGCATGTACGAAGAATTCGGGGACAAGAAATCAGCCACCGATTGTCTGACTTCGGCGTTGGCGGTTTCGCCCAACGATCCGCGCGCTTTGGCCGCATTGGGGCGGTTGCGCGAGGAATCGGGGGATGTGAACCAGGCCATGGCGAACTATCAACGGGCCTTAATGGTGGACCGCAACCAGCCGGAACTGGCCCAGCGCGTGAACGCTTTGCAGCAAGCCGGTGTGACCGGCGCGCCATACACCAGTGCCGGTGGCACGCGGTTGGTGGCAGCGCCGGATGCAACGTACCGGTAG